One Undibacter mobilis genomic region harbors:
- a CDS encoding glycerophosphodiester phosphodiesterase family protein, translated as MPDLDWLTARPIAHRGLHDAAAGIVENTASAFAAAMAGDYGIECDVQVSADGEAMVHHDDALGRLTEGSAPLANLDAAALKQVAFKTTADRMLTLSELCELVSGRVPLVVEIKSRFDGDLRLTRRVADVLGRYKGPAAAMSFDPEPVATLRETAPALTRGIVAERHYRHHEWDALSAATKRNLAFLLHAPRTRPHFVAWSVKNLPALAPLVARTIFGRPLLTWTVRSAEDRATAARYADQMIFEGFRAP; from the coding sequence ATGCCGGATCTGGATTGGCTCACGGCACGTCCGATCGCTCACCGCGGCTTGCATGATGCCGCGGCCGGCATCGTCGAGAACACGGCCTCGGCGTTTGCAGCTGCGATGGCCGGTGATTACGGCATCGAATGCGATGTCCAGGTCAGCGCCGATGGCGAGGCCATGGTGCATCACGACGACGCGCTCGGTCGCCTCACCGAAGGCAGCGCGCCGCTAGCAAACCTCGACGCCGCCGCTTTAAAGCAGGTCGCCTTCAAGACGACGGCGGACCGCATGCTGACGCTCTCCGAACTGTGTGAACTCGTTAGTGGCCGCGTGCCACTCGTTGTCGAGATCAAGAGCCGGTTCGACGGTGATCTCCGGCTCACACGCCGCGTCGCTGACGTGCTGGGCCGCTACAAGGGCCCTGCTGCCGCCATGTCGTTCGATCCGGAGCCTGTTGCCACGCTGCGCGAAACGGCACCGGCGCTCACGCGCGGCATTGTCGCCGAACGCCACTACCGCCACCACGAATGGGACGCCTTGTCCGCGGCGACCAAACGCAATCTCGCCTTCCTGCTGCATGCACCGCGGACGCGGCCGCATTTCGTCGCCTGGTCGGTCAAGAACCTGCCGGCGCTGGCGCCGCTGGTGGCGCGGACCATCTTTGGCCGGCCGCTCCTGACCTGGACGGTCCGCAGCGCCGAAGACCGTGCGACAGCTGCGCGCTATGCCGACCAGATGATTTTCGAAGGGTTCCGCGCGCCTTGA
- a CDS encoding RidA family protein, with amino-acid sequence MAGAIEKKLNDLGITLPTPAAPIANYVGAVRSGNLLTISGQLCFGEDAKLVATGQLGAGVSMEDGQKAARACAINLLAQVKAAIGDLDKVVRVVRLGGFINSAPGYADGPKVMNGASDLMVEVFGDKGRHARSTVGVSALPANAAVEVDGMFEVA; translated from the coding sequence ATGGCCGGCGCCATCGAAAAGAAGCTGAACGACCTCGGAATTACGCTGCCGACGCCGGCCGCGCCGATCGCCAACTATGTCGGCGCCGTCCGCAGCGGCAATTTGCTCACGATCTCGGGGCAGCTTTGTTTTGGTGAGGATGCCAAGCTGGTGGCGACCGGCCAGCTCGGTGCCGGTGTCTCTATGGAAGACGGCCAGAAAGCCGCCCGCGCCTGCGCCATCAACCTGCTCGCGCAGGTCAAGGCCGCCATTGGCGACCTCGACAAGGTCGTGCGCGTGGTGCGGCTTGGCGGCTTCATCAATTCCGCCCCCGGCTATGCCGACGGACCGAAGGTCATGAACGGCGCTTCCGACCTGATGGTGGAAGTGTTCGGTGACAAGGGTCGCCACGCCCGCTCGACCGTCGGCGTCTCGGCGCTACCCGCCAATGCGGCCGTCGAAGTCGATGGCATGTTCGAGGTCGCCTGA
- a CDS encoding cell envelope integrity EipB family protein, translating into MKQITFGLALPVLAALAAGLLTGTTDSQVRAAPIAAPVPPGEAAKAKPVVLASHRAVYDLKLAKSSGSRGIQAARGRILYDFSGSACDGYELHFRQVSQLDSGEGKTILSDLRSTTWENTDASKFRFNSENLLNDKVTDTVDGSAERGASGVKVGLNKPTSKTFNVPADVVFPTEHMRRIIEAARAGKTILEFPVYDGSDGGEKLYHTLTVIGAAIDPAQKPADDVTGKDPAMAGMLRWPVTVSYFDKKSEDSERTGEQTPVYAIAFELYENGISRALVLDYNDFTIKGDLSSLEMKKAKVCQ; encoded by the coding sequence ATGAAACAAATCACATTCGGCCTCGCGCTGCCGGTTCTCGCTGCCCTTGCGGCAGGCCTCCTGACCGGCACGACCGACAGTCAGGTTCGGGCTGCGCCGATTGCCGCGCCGGTGCCGCCGGGCGAGGCGGCCAAGGCCAAGCCCGTGGTGCTGGCGTCGCACCGCGCCGTCTACGATCTCAAGCTCGCCAAATCGAGCGGCAGCCGCGGTATCCAGGCAGCGCGGGGCCGCATCCTGTACGACTTCTCGGGCAGCGCCTGCGATGGTTACGAACTGCACTTCCGCCAGGTGTCCCAACTCGACTCCGGCGAGGGCAAGACCATCCTCAGCGACCTGCGCTCGACCACCTGGGAGAATACGGACGCCAGCAAATTCCGCTTCAACTCGGAGAACCTGCTCAACGACAAGGTCACCGATACAGTCGATGGCAGCGCCGAGCGCGGCGCCTCGGGCGTCAAGGTGGGTCTCAACAAGCCGACCAGCAAGACCTTCAATGTCCCGGCCGATGTTGTATTTCCGACCGAGCATATGCGCCGCATCATCGAAGCGGCGCGCGCCGGCAAGACCATTCTCGAATTCCCGGTCTATGACGGCTCCGACGGCGGCGAGAAGCTCTATCACACGCTGACGGTGATCGGTGCCGCCATCGATCCGGCGCAGAAGCCGGCCGACGACGTAACCGGAAAGGACCCGGCGATGGCCGGCATGCTGCGCTGGCCGGTGACGGTGAGCTACTTCGACAAGAAGAGCGAAGACAGCGAGCGCACCGGCGAGCAGACCCCGGTCTATGCCATCGCTTTCGAACTCTACGAGAACGGTATCTCGCGGGCGCTTGTGCTCGATTACAACGACTTCACCATCAAGGGCGACCTGAGTTCGCTGGAGATGAAGAAGGCGAAGGTTTGCCAGTGA
- a CDS encoding DNA polymerase IV: MTAFCRDCLKDTADTAKRCAACGSPRLARHADLATLTIAHIDCDAFYATIEKRDDPALADKPLIIGGGKRGVVSTCCYIARTYGVRSAMPMFKALELCPQAAIVKPNMRKYAEVGREVRAAMLALTPQVEPLSIDEAFLDLTGTERLHGMSAAKVLARFARDIERDVGITVSIGLSANKFLAKIASDLDKPRGFAVIGQSEAMTFLAPRPVGFIYGVGAVSAGKLAQDGFRVIGDLQRADEHDLMRRYGEEGQRLWRLARGIDTRKVDPERDTKSVSSETTFNTDISDFRPLEQTLWELTEKVSARLKAAQLAGSTVTLKLKSADFKTRTRARSLAAPTQLAGRIFAEGRDMLKNEVGSTRYRLIGIGVSHLVESDGEDLSDLLNRRGALAEHAVDKLREKFGKAAVVKGLAIEEE; encoded by the coding sequence GTGACCGCCTTCTGCCGCGATTGTCTCAAAGACACGGCCGATACGGCCAAACGCTGTGCCGCCTGCGGCTCGCCGCGACTGGCACGCCATGCCGACCTCGCGACGCTGACCATTGCCCATATCGACTGCGATGCCTTCTACGCCACCATCGAGAAGCGCGACGACCCTGCCCTCGCCGACAAGCCGCTGATCATCGGCGGCGGCAAGCGCGGCGTGGTCTCGACCTGCTGCTACATCGCCCGCACCTACGGCGTGCGCTCGGCCATGCCGATGTTCAAGGCGCTGGAGCTTTGTCCGCAGGCGGCCATCGTCAAACCGAACATGCGCAAATATGCCGAAGTCGGCCGCGAAGTCCGCGCCGCGATGCTGGCGCTGACACCGCAGGTCGAGCCGTTGTCGATCGACGAAGCCTTCCTGGATCTGACCGGCACCGAACGCCTCCATGGCATGAGCGCCGCCAAAGTGCTGGCGCGGTTCGCGCGCGACATCGAGCGCGATGTCGGCATCACGGTGTCGATCGGCCTGTCCGCCAACAAGTTCCTCGCCAAGATCGCCTCCGACCTCGACAAGCCGCGCGGCTTCGCCGTGATCGGTCAGTCCGAGGCGATGACCTTCCTCGCCCCGCGTCCCGTCGGTTTCATCTATGGCGTCGGCGCCGTGAGCGCCGGCAAGCTTGCGCAAGACGGCTTCCGCGTTATCGGCGACCTGCAGCGCGCCGACGAGCACGACCTCATGCGCCGCTATGGCGAGGAAGGGCAAAGGCTGTGGCGACTGGCGCGCGGCATCGATACGCGCAAAGTAGACCCGGAGCGCGACACCAAGAGCGTCTCGTCCGAGACCACGTTCAACACCGACATCAGCGATTTCCGCCCTCTCGAACAAACGTTGTGGGAATTGACCGAGAAGGTGTCGGCACGGCTCAAGGCGGCGCAGCTTGCCGGCTCCACAGTGACGCTCAAGCTCAAGAGCGCGGATTTCAAAACGCGTACCCGCGCCCGCTCGCTCGCTGCTCCGACGCAACTTGCCGGTCGCATCTTCGCCGAGGGCCGCGACATGCTCAAAAACGAGGTTGGATCGACGCGCTATCGCCTGATCGGCATCGGCGTCAGCCATCTGGTCGAGTCGGACGGCGAAGACCTGTCCGATCTGCTCAACCGGCGCGGGGCGCTGGCCGAACACGCAGTCGACAAACTGCGCGAGAAATTCGGCAAGGCCGCGGTGGTGAAGGGTCTGGCGATTGAGGAGGAGTGA
- a CDS encoding DUF3572 domain-containing protein codes for MKAPRSMPPEAAEELAIQALGFIAGDSERLTRFFGVTGLDPSGIRDQVGEPGFLAGVLAYLASDEQLASEFTAHAACRPEDIFRAHIALGGQPWEREIP; via the coding sequence GTGAAAGCCCCCCGCAGCATGCCCCCAGAGGCCGCCGAAGAGCTGGCAATTCAAGCACTTGGCTTCATTGCGGGGGATTCGGAAAGGTTAACCCGCTTCTTTGGGGTGACCGGCCTCGATCCGTCCGGGATTCGCGACCAGGTGGGTGAGCCCGGGTTCCTCGCCGGCGTGCTGGCCTACCTCGCCTCCGACGAGCAACTCGCGAGCGAATTCACGGCGCATGCCGCCTGCCGGCCCGAGGACATTTTCCGGGCTCATATCGCGCTTGGGGGCCAGCCCTGGGAGCGCGAAATCCCGTGA
- a CDS encoding response regulator, whose translation MAKTVLIVEDNELNMKLFHDLLEAHGYDVVGTRNGIEALDLARKHRPDLILMDIQLPEVSGLEVTKWLKDDAELKAIPVVAVTAFAMKGDEERIREGGCEAYLSKPISVGKFIETVRHFLGPA comes from the coding sequence ATGGCGAAGACCGTCCTGATCGTCGAGGACAACGAACTCAATATGAAGCTCTTCCACGATCTGCTGGAAGCGCATGGCTATGACGTCGTCGGCACCCGCAACGGCATCGAGGCCCTCGACCTCGCCCGCAAGCACCGGCCGGATTTGATCCTGATGGATATCCAGTTGCCGGAAGTGTCGGGCCTCGAAGTCACCAAATGGCTCAAGGACGACGCCGAGCTCAAGGCCATTCCGGTGGTCGCCGTGACTGCCTTTGCCATGAAGGGCGACGAGGAGCGCATCCGCGAGGGTGGCTGCGAAGCCTATCTCTCCAAACCGATCTCGGTGGGCAAGTTTATCGAAACCGTCCGCCATTTTCTGGGACCTGCCTGA
- a CDS encoding PleD family two-component system response regulator — MTARVLVVDDIPANVKLLEARLSAEYFDVATAYSGAEALALCDRAECDIVLLDVMMPDMDGFEVCRRLKSNPATHHIPVVMVTALDQPSDRIKGLEAGADDFLTKPVSDVALISRVRSLARLKMITDELRMRALTSKEIGIQSAEREAVTDTGRGGKVLIVDDRQSSYERIAQTLSAEQTVDVQSDPKEALFRAAEGDYELMIVSLGLKDFDGLRLCSQVRSLERTRGLPILAISEPDNNARLVRGLEIGVNDYLIRPIDKNEMLARVRTQVKRKRYTDRLRDNFAASIEMAITDALTGLHNRRYMETHLGALTEQAAQRGKPLAVLILDIDFFKSINDNHGHDAGDDVLREFAVRIRKAIRNIDLACRYGGEEFVIVMPETDLAVAGMVAERIRRRIAGEAFSIQQGAKSLDVTLSIGIAALGGAGDTAAAMLKRADQALYRAKRDGRNRVVEEAA, encoded by the coding sequence ATGACCGCCCGCGTACTCGTCGTCGATGACATTCCAGCCAATGTGAAGTTGCTGGAGGCGCGGCTGTCCGCCGAATACTTCGATGTCGCCACCGCCTATTCGGGCGCCGAAGCGCTGGCTTTGTGCGACCGCGCCGAATGCGACATCGTGCTGCTCGACGTGATGATGCCGGACATGGACGGCTTCGAGGTCTGCCGCAGGCTCAAGTCCAACCCGGCGACGCATCACATTCCGGTGGTGATGGTGACCGCGCTGGACCAGCCCTCCGACCGCATCAAGGGCCTGGAAGCCGGGGCCGACGATTTCCTCACCAAGCCGGTGAGCGACGTCGCGCTGATTTCGCGGGTGCGCTCGCTGGCGCGGCTCAAGATGATCACCGACGAACTGCGCATGCGCGCGCTGACCTCCAAGGAGATCGGCATCCAGAGCGCCGAGCGCGAGGCGGTGACCGACACCGGCCGGGGCGGCAAGGTTCTCATCGTCGATGACCGGCAGTCCTCCTACGAGCGCATCGCGCAGACGTTGTCGGCCGAGCAGACGGTCGACGTGCAGAGCGATCCGAAGGAGGCCTTGTTCCGCGCCGCCGAAGGCGACTACGAACTGATGATCGTGTCGCTCGGCCTCAAGGATTTCGACGGCTTGCGGCTGTGCAGCCAGGTGCGCTCGCTCGAGCGCACCCGCGGCCTGCCGATCCTCGCCATCTCCGAGCCGGACAACAATGCCCGCCTGGTGCGCGGGCTCGAAATCGGCGTCAACGACTATCTCATTCGCCCGATCGACAAGAACGAGATGCTGGCGCGCGTGCGCACCCAGGTGAAGCGCAAGCGTTATACCGACCGGCTGCGCGACAATTTCGCCGCGTCGATCGAGATGGCGATCACCGATGCGCTGACCGGCCTGCATAACCGCCGCTACATGGAAACGCATCTGGGCGCGCTGACCGAACAGGCGGCGCAGCGCGGCAAGCCGCTGGCGGTGTTGATCCTCGACATCGACTTCTTCAAGTCGATCAACGACAATCACGGCCACGATGCCGGCGACGACGTGTTGCGCGAATTCGCCGTGCGCATCCGCAAGGCCATCCGCAACATCGATCTGGCCTGCCGCTATGGCGGCGAGGAGTTCGTCATCGTCATGCCGGAAACCGACCTCGCGGTCGCCGGCATGGTGGCCGAGCGCATCCGCCGCCGCATTGCCGGCGAGGCCTTCTCGATCCAGCAGGGCGCCAAGAGCCTCGACGTCACGCTGTCGATCGGCATTGCGGCCCTGGGCGGCGCCGGCGACACCGCCGCGGCCATGCTCAAGCGCGCCGACCAGGCGCTGTACCGCGCCAAGCGCGACGGGCGGAACCGCGTGGTTGAAGAGGCGGCGTAG
- the trhA gene encoding PAQR family membrane homeostasis protein TrhA — protein sequence MTTPIAWNYDRAETIADAVVHALGIALAIAGAAVLLVIAVHHANVSQFAAITIYLCGLMAMIGFSAAYNLWPLTPVKWWLRRLDHSAIYLLIAATYTAFVLPMGGEAPVAILIVQWVCAIAGIALKLLFPGRFDRLSIALYLLMGWSGLFVIGPMAAALGPLTLALIAAGGILYSVGVIFHVWRSLRFQNAIWHSFVLSAALCHYGAVLTSVA from the coding sequence ATGACAACACCGATCGCCTGGAATTACGACCGCGCCGAGACCATTGCCGATGCCGTCGTGCATGCGCTCGGCATTGCGCTGGCCATTGCCGGCGCGGCGGTGCTCCTGGTCATTGCCGTTCATCACGCCAATGTCTCGCAATTCGCCGCGATCACGATCTATCTCTGCGGGCTGATGGCGATGATCGGCTTTTCCGCCGCCTACAATCTGTGGCCGCTGACGCCGGTCAAATGGTGGCTGCGCCGGCTCGATCATTCGGCGATCTATCTTTTGATCGCCGCGACCTACACCGCCTTCGTGCTGCCGATGGGCGGCGAGGCGCCGGTCGCGATCCTCATCGTGCAGTGGGTCTGCGCCATCGCCGGCATCGCGCTCAAGCTGCTCTTCCCGGGCCGCTTCGATCGTCTCTCCATCGCGCTGTATCTGCTGATGGGCTGGAGCGGCCTGTTCGTGATCGGGCCGATGGCCGCCGCGCTGGGGCCCTTGACCCTGGCGCTGATCGCCGCCGGCGGCATCCTGTATTCCGTCGGCGTCATCTTCCACGTCTGGCGCAGCCTGCGCTTCCAGAACGCGATCTGGCACAGCTTCGTCCTGTCGGCAGCCTTGTGCCACTACGGCGCGGTGCTGACCTCGGTGGCGTAA
- a CDS encoding type II toxin-antitoxin system RelE/ParE family toxin codes for MKVRYRPRAKADIDEIFQYLNERSPSGALHVLSAIADAIDEIGANPDAWQATSLPDIRAKTVGRYRYKIFYAAVGDETVEIIHVRHTARRPWT; via the coding sequence TTGAAGGTCCGCTACCGGCCACGGGCGAAGGCGGACATTGACGAGATTTTCCAGTATTTGAACGAACGCAGCCCGTCCGGCGCGCTCCATGTGCTCTCGGCTATCGCCGACGCGATCGACGAGATAGGCGCCAATCCTGATGCGTGGCAGGCGACGTCACTCCCTGACATTCGTGCCAAGACGGTCGGGCGTTATCGTTACAAGATTTTCTATGCGGCAGTTGGCGACGAGACCGTCGAGATTATCCACGTGCGGCACACCGCGAGACGGCCGTGGACGTAG
- a CDS encoding S1 family peptidase — MANQRNRILLRKSYKRRPGPNQKKGYEVYLVTARHVIEAHRKSGKTEVQVRINPKDPKTPIQQFKIPDRPNPGEATWFFHPDNDIDIAIVRVNFEALYPLGYEPSFFLGDTNALTKARLIDRQVSAGDGTFVLGFPMNLAGSQKNHVIVRQGVIARISEMLEGASKTFMIDALVFPGNSGGPVVLRPEIVAIDGTKSQPSANLIGVVTSYKPYTDVAVSPQTGRPRIAFEENSGLAEVLPIDYVDETIDAWRKSQGLAKGQLAPAAPIEKR, encoded by the coding sequence ATGGCAAACCAAAGGAACCGGATTCTTCTACGGAAATCTTATAAAAGACGACCTGGACCTAACCAAAAAAAAGGATACGAAGTATACCTTGTAACAGCCCGCCACGTCATCGAAGCGCATCGAAAAAGCGGTAAAACCGAAGTTCAAGTTCGCATAAATCCAAAGGATCCAAAAACGCCAATTCAGCAGTTCAAAATTCCCGACAGACCGAATCCTGGAGAGGCGACTTGGTTCTTTCATCCCGACAACGACATCGATATCGCCATTGTCCGCGTTAATTTCGAAGCGCTCTATCCGCTTGGATACGAGCCGAGTTTTTTCCTTGGCGACACTAATGCTCTGACAAAGGCCCGCCTTATCGACAGACAAGTTTCTGCTGGTGACGGCACCTTTGTGCTCGGCTTTCCGATGAACTTGGCAGGCTCTCAGAAGAACCACGTCATTGTGCGCCAGGGAGTTATTGCGCGCATTTCTGAAATGCTAGAAGGCGCCTCTAAGACATTTATGATTGATGCGTTAGTCTTTCCGGGCAACAGCGGCGGGCCCGTCGTACTCCGACCAGAAATTGTCGCCATCGACGGAACCAAGTCGCAACCAAGCGCGAACTTAATAGGTGTCGTAACAAGTTATAAACCCTACACTGATGTCGCAGTCAGCCCACAAACTGGCCGCCCAAGAATCGCTTTCGAAGAAAATTCAGGGTTGGCTGAAGTTTTGCCCATAGACTATGTCGATGAAACGATTGACGCTTGGCGAAAATCTCAAGGGTTAGCAAAAGGCCAATTGGCACCAGCCGCGCCGATCGAAAAAAGATAG